ggaggagctggacattTCTCACTGTCCACGCATCACCACAGGGGGCCTTGCGGCACTCAGGAATCTCAAGTGAGTAATTAACACCCCAATTCCCAACATATTCACATATCCCCCCTTGTTACTGCTGTTGTGGTGACTTCTTTCTAACGTGCTGAAGGGGACTGAAGCGCCTGGACATTTCGTCGCTTCCCAAAATTTCGAGCCCCGGTTTGGTGGTTatcctgctggaggagatgcTGCCAAATTGCCTGATCACAGCGAATGGATACAAATTCAGTCCTGTCGAGAtcggaggggtggaggaggaggtggagaagggtGTGGAGAAAGCCATTCTGAGACGTAGATGACAGATGGACCAGAACATTAATCAGCGCAGAGGGAGATGGAGTCATGCATATACCACTGAACGAACTGAACTCTGTATGCAAAGATTTATGAGATGAACAGAAGATTTGATTAGCTTTATATCAACACATAATGAATTAGTTGACCACTGTAAACATCTAAACATCTGGTTTAACATAAACctcaattaaaacaaacacatactTCCTCATgtttgaaatataatttttatattttcctgtGAGATCCAGTGACTGCTCAAATATTTTGTTTCTCCTGAATAAATTTGTAGAAAAAAGTGTACACATTTTTGTAAATCTGAGTGCAACAAAGCAACGTGTCAGCCATTTTTGGTGTGTGATGTAAATATTACTGTAAATTTACCCAATAAACTGCTGCAAAGTGTCATGATTACTGAATTCTTTCTTTGTGAGTTTACATGACATGTTTGAAAGGGTGGCTGTATTTATTTCTAATCTTCACTTTGGAAGCTTATGTGAGCAACCTAAAGCTTATAATCCAGTGTGAGCCTCATACTGGAGCAGCATCAACCCCCTGATGAAGAAGACTCCAGTCTGCTGGATAGATTCCAGCTTTTACATGTAAGAACCCCATCAATACTGACTCGGTTAGCAAGTTTAACATATGTAGCTTTTAATCTGTACGTGGCAATCATAACTTCCATGCATTTTACCTGTATCGTAATAAATTAGATGTAAGATGTGGTTAATGTCGGAGGTTTTGGGAAGTACTCACAGGTAGGAACCATTCACGTCCCGGAACACGGACTGCATTTTTGCACGGACGACAACAATAGACAGTCGAGTAGCCGTGCAGTGAGGTCCTGCTAGAAAATCTCCACGTCTGGACTTTTAAACTGCTTGTCACGCAAACCTTTTTGGTTTAGGAGTCTAAGTAGGCGGATAAATGTCTGAAGCATCAGGTAGGATGACTGTCAGACTTTAGAAATGGTTAAAACGTTGTTGTTCCGTAGCTAGCTGTGTGCTAAGTGGCTAGCTTGTTCAAACGGGGGTTTTGATGTTTGAGCAGAACTTGATTACATGTTTAATTCTATCTTTGTAGAACTtcctaaaaaagaagaagaagaggaagaggtcacTTCCGAACCAGAGGTGATAATATATCAGTTTTAGCTGCAGTTGTGGAGGCTAgatgaatttgaaaaaaaaattgaagcaaAAGCCTGATCTGCCTGTGTGTGACACTCTGGTTTAAAGGGATGGATAGTCTCAGTGGTGTCACTTTGCAGCTGATCATGTTTACCATTTTGAtgaatgtcagtgttttctctttcatagGATCAATCCGACGACAGCAGTGACGACGAGGCTGCGGGAGAAAACCAAAGTACGTTCACACAGAATTTACAGTCATGCTTATTTGTGACGTAGAGTCACTGATCTTCAGCCTTTATCACCAACAGTGGCTAATGCCATTTAACAAATACGCTATCGAGACTTTCGAAACCAACCGTCAAACTAGTGTGTGACGGTTGATCGTCCATTATAATGGATAACTAATCTAATAAGCTTTTGGGCGATCTACCGATTGCTCTGCATAAATAACGGCTCGGTTATATTGAAGCAATAGGAAGGCACTACAGCAGGGCTGGAGatcattggtgtgtgtgtttatggccTTTTAATTAGTATATTTTAAAtccacattttaaattaaaattccTGCATCCACCTGCTAATGACACTCATTTATGACTGATGGTGACAGACTGATGACTGTTAGTGACACAATTAGTTTATTCTTTTACTGCTTTTCTCTTGAGATGATCAACATACGCTGTCCCTCAGAATGAGGACGGAGAAGCACTGCCATAAATCCTGCCATCTATATTCAAATATTCGATATTGCTAAGTTTACATAAAGTGGCATTTGCAATATTTAGAGTCCAGACATCCCTGTTTTCATAACCTTCTGCCAGCTCCTCTGTGGATTCCCACCCCACTTCTTATGAGACGCAACCAGAATACATCGGGTGTTCAAACCACCTCAGCTGACTCATCTCAGTGTGGAGGCCTCTTGACTCTGAGTCTCTCTCAGATGATTGGTCTCCTCATTCTGTCAAAAGTATTGAAGCTCGCTGCCATGTGGAGAAAACAAATTTCAGCTGCCACTGTACGTGGTCTCATGGGAATCTAGACCAACTGATAAACGGAGAGCTTTACTTCACAGCCCCACTccctttttttccagtgtggCAACTGCATGATGGTGGCCCTTTTCAAGGTCCCTCCTTCTGTCTCATAAATAAGACCATAGGATAATGTATCTCCACTTGGAGTAGAGAgataaatactttattaatcccaaagtAAATCCAAGTCGTcagcacacaaaaaacaaccacagaacATAAAGACAACCACAGGCAGGTTAGTAACCAGATTAGCATTAACACTAAAGGTTAGCACACAAAATACTtctacttttaaaatgtgtagAAATACTATctgcattaaaggtgctgtgggcaggattcggcatctccgccatcttgcttaggtttacctaagcaagatggcgatttgacccatctaagatggcgatttgaaacccagcacagccaatcctgtcctgttttctctgacattacgcccttatgcaagttaagcccctcccacaagaacgtgcaacgaatgcccctcgaccaatcacggttagagcctcagggctcttctgattggtcaaagatacctggagctgtcaagattgcttttcagctcagaacagagacagatggaaacgctgcccctcgcggtagtgcaattatgctacactcctaaaggattatcaatggatactctaacatttaatccaaagaaaacacagaaaaattagcattgactagcaaaatcctgcctacagcacctttaaaagtcAACAAACTGTATTTACACATCTCAAGGCACAGTGATTAGCGGTGATCCAAAGCGGCCTAAAGTAATTTCAAGAAGATGATCAGACCTGTATTTTTACACCCTGTCCTAATTTACTGGGACACAGATTTGTAGATCTGGGAAGTGACCTGTGTTTGCCCTTTGTTGATGTATCCCATAATATTGCATATCTTATTATCCACACCTTTATGGATGAGTTTGCTCATTTCTGATATATTCCTTTGTAACTAATACACTAATGAAaccttatttatttcatttttttcatcttgtttcTGTAAAGACAGTGAGTGCACTTCTGTTCTAAGCTGTGTAGATCCTCTGAAAAGTGTTCCCCACGAGATTATGTGTAATTCACTGTATAACATCTTGCTCCTTTTAGAAGCTGATTTAAGTACTGATCGGCATTTTAACcctgtgtttctgtcagtggACTTCCTGCGCAACCTCTTCTCCAGCACTCTGGGCCTCGGCTCAGCAGAGAAAGTTTTGGATGAGCTGACTCTGGAAGGAGTGGCGAGATACATAAAGAGCGGCAAATGTGAGTCCTCCTTCAGTCTGTTCACTCTGACTGAACATAGGGGATTGATTTACTGCGCTAGAGCCTCTTACCGCAAATACAGTTAATATCGATTGAGTCATGTGTTTGTCTGCATCCACACAGGTAAAAATATCATCTGCATGGTTGGAGCTGGAATATCCACATGTGAGTATCTCGGCTATAATATGATGAAATTAGATGGAAAAACTCTCTTATTCTTAATGAATAACTCAACTTTCGTCTCTCTTCACAGCTgctgggattccagatttccgCTCCCCGGGAACTGGCCTTTATGCAAACCTGCAGAAATACAATCTGCCCTATCCAGAAGCCATCTTCCAAATAGATTACTTTAAGGTTTGTGAGAGATCGTGTTAGAGTATTTTAAACGTATATTGGTGTGTCATGTTGATATTAAATAGGAATATTTcacagattttcttttgtttgtttgcattaaGTTTTGTCATCTCTTTTGACTCTCAGCAACACCCAGAGCCGTTCTTCGCCCTGGCAAAGGAGCTTTATCCTGGACAGTTCAAGGTACCACAGATAACTATGAGACGTGTAATAATTACCAGCGCTGTCATTTCTAATTTGTGATTCCTGTCTTGTCTTCACTGCTGTTTAGCCAACAATCTGCCACTACTTCATCAAGATGCTGAAGGAGAAAGGGCTCCTGAGACGCTGCTATTCACAGGTAGAAGAGACATCATGCTGCTCCACATGAGCTTAAATCACAGTTTCTTTATTAACGTTATCGTGTGCTTTCATCCAGAACATCGACACACTGGAGCGAGTGGCCGGGCTGGAGGGAGACGACCTGATCGAAGCCCACGGAACCTTCTACACATCACACTGCGTCAGTTTCTGCTGTCGTAAAGAGTACAACCTGGACTGGATGAAAGGTAGCGTTTGGTTTTCTCTGGTAAACCCACTTTAAAGTCCAGTCCGGAGttttaaattctttattttaCCTTTTAGAAAAAATCTTTTCTGATGACATTCCCAAATGTGACAAATGTCAGAGTTTGGTCAAACCAGGTCAGTAATGatgtattttactgtttctactTTAATAATTACTACATAACACTTGTAAATTTGACTATACTCTTCTTTCTTGACATCTTATTTCTTTGTACCTTCTCTTTCTCAGACATTGTCTTCTTTGGTGAGAATCTGCCCGTACGATTCTTCACTGCAATGAAGATGGTGAGAAGAAATAAGTGGATGGAAAATAATGTGAACAGATTCCAAACTTTTCCACAAATAATCCtttccatgtatttttttttgtttgtttttttttgcccgtCAGGATTTTCCTCGCTGTGACCTTCTCATCGTCATGGGAACGTCTCTGCAGGTCCAGCCTTTCGCGGGCCTCGTCGGCAGGTAACAGAGATCAGGTCTCACATTTCTACACAACCACAAAGAGTCATGCCATGATAATCTTAACAGTATACCGAGAGAGTGAATTCTGAAAGATTCAGGCTTTGTTTTAGTGTCTCTGAGCCACATGTGGCACTCGCGTGAAGAGGATTGATCGGTGTGACAACGACGTACAGTCTTGTCTTTACTCTTTTCTCTTCCCAGGGTTTCTAAAAGTTGCCCCAGACTGCTCATAAACATGGAGAAAGCAGGGCAGGTGAGTCTTCAGCACTCCTCAGGCTCTTCGTCAGAGTTTGTATGGAGCCTGTTGTAGCTCCCACTTTGTTCCCCAACTAAAGCCGAAGCATAAAGCAGCAGATGGTTTCAGTTCAGATCCATTGTGTCGGTGTGCAGAGCTGAGTAATTATGGGTGATCGTATGTCCTTCCAGGCTGATCCTCTGTTGGGGATGCTCGGCTTTGGAGGAGGCATGGACTTCGACTCAGACAAGGCTTACAGGTAggactgctgctcctgctgctcctctgaagCTTCAACTCCCAAATGACATTTGGGCCAGTTTGACTGGTTGATGTGATTTTCATGGTTTTATGTCTAACGTATATAAAATACGCTGATGATCAAAATCAGTGTTGAAGACGTCAACAGTCACAGTCAGGGTGGGATTTAATGAACAGCAATCGAAGCTCCTTCACAAGCAGACATGGAAACAGATGTGTGTTACAATATGAGTAAAGGTGAGCTGTGATCTTTCAGACCCTGAAAGTGAAACTCCGTCTTTACACAGTTTACTTCTcagcaagtgtttttttttttttttaattctcgaTGTTTAATTTCTGCAATGTAAAGATCAAAATaggtaataaataaaattttgtAACAGATGTTAGAGGTTTTTACTGAAACTAAAGTTAGTCTTTTACCGTCAGTGCGCCTGAAACAATGGTTATGTTATTCATTTATTATCCTGTACATAAAATCTATCTCTATTATTTACATCTCAGTTTCACTTCTTTGCGCTGGATTTTTGTTGTAGTTATTTCTTTCTAAATAAATGTAGGTGACACTTGCTGCTCCTAAAACTGAAACAGACATGTGGTCAacatggttttgtgttttctggtcTCATGATATTCATTGCTGAGTTATTTCAGCTgtcgcagacagacagacgccTTCCTGGCTGTCATTCATAAACTGATTTTCACATGAATACAAATAGTACAAAAATTACATCTGTGTGGTTAGTTACTTGCATGTGTGCTGTGAAGCCGATCTAAGAacctgtccctcctcctcctcctcctcctcctcctcctcctcctcctcctcctcctcttcctcttcctctctcctcctcctcctcctcctcctccagagatgTAGCTCACATCAGCACGTGTGACGACGGCTGTCTGGCGCTCGCCGACCTGCTGGGATGGAAAGTGAGTCACCTGCTTTCTCGTGTGATACTTTGAATATAAAACCTTCACCAGCAAAAGGAATCAGAAACATTCCATCTCAGTATCCACTTATAGAAAAACATGCCCCCAGGTATTTGTATTGcacatttcatttgttgtt
The sequence above is a segment of the Salarias fasciatus chromosome 14, fSalaFa1.1, whole genome shotgun sequence genome. Coding sequences within it:
- the sirt2 gene encoding NAD-dependent protein deacetylase sirtuin-2 isoform X2; translation: MSEASELPKKEEEEEEVTSEPEDQSDDSSDDEAAGENQMDFLRNLFSSTLGLGSAEKVLDELTLEGVARYIKSGKCKNIICMVGAGISTSAGIPDFRSPGTGLYANLQKYNLPYPEAIFQIDYFKQHPEPFFALAKELYPGQFKPTICHYFIKMLKEKGLLRRCYSQNIDTLERVAGLEGDDLIEAHGTFYTSHCVSFCCRKEYNLDWMKEKIFSDDIPKCDKCQSLVKPDIVFFGENLPVRFFTAMKMDFPRCDLLIVMGTSLQVQPFAGLVGRVSKSCPRLLINMEKAGQADPLLGMLGFGGGMDFDSDKAYRDVAHISTCDDGCLALADLLGWKAELEELVKQEHAKIDSQDKKEKSVESKGAAAKSDTASASAEPKAEE
- the sirt2 gene encoding NAD-dependent protein deacetylase sirtuin-2 isoform X1, which produces MFNSIFVELPKKEEEEEEVTSEPEDQSDDSSDDEAAGENQMDFLRNLFSSTLGLGSAEKVLDELTLEGVARYIKSGKCKNIICMVGAGISTSAGIPDFRSPGTGLYANLQKYNLPYPEAIFQIDYFKQHPEPFFALAKELYPGQFKPTICHYFIKMLKEKGLLRRCYSQNIDTLERVAGLEGDDLIEAHGTFYTSHCVSFCCRKEYNLDWMKEKIFSDDIPKCDKCQSLVKPDIVFFGENLPVRFFTAMKMDFPRCDLLIVMGTSLQVQPFAGLVGRVSKSCPRLLINMEKAGQADPLLGMLGFGGGMDFDSDKAYRDVAHISTCDDGCLALADLLGWKAELEELVKQEHAKIDSQDKKEKSVESKGAAAKSDTASASAEPKAEE